DNA from Eubalaena glacialis isolate mEubGla1 chromosome 2, mEubGla1.1.hap2.+ XY, whole genome shotgun sequence:
AGGTCCCAAGGCATGCATCAGAGGTATCACTTCTTTTTCAGGGCAGAAAGGAACACATGCTGAAACAAGGTTTCTTCCTCTCCATCTTGGGATCTTTTCATTCAGGGCTTTTCACCAGGAAGAGAAGTAACGGGGCTACTATTTAGCCAAAAGCCATTTAAGTGGTGAAAGTAGTAATCGAGATGTTAGAGGTTTATGTTCTTCTGACACGTAAATTCCTGTCTTTCAGTGAGACAATGGGACTCAGTTGAAATAGTGGATTCAGTTCTTAGTTTCCTTGTCTttacataacttaaaaaaaaaaatctctgttacAATCATACCTTTAACCAGCTAATCTAGCTTTCATCTCTTGCTGAAATTCTTCTCCAGCCAACGCCGGACTTCTTGAAGGTTGTAGTAGAAGGGGCCCTTTCCTCCCAGATAAGCAATTTTCTGTCTCTGCACAATACACACACGTTCAAAGGCTACCCCATAAGCGACATTGGCATTATTGTCCATGCAGTCAGCCACAACTTGGCACTGGGGCGGCAAGGAGAAACGCTCCATTAGCTGGTGGGCTGCTGCACATCGGTCTTCCTGGTTCCGGTGCTTCTTCAcctcaaaagacaaagaagaatccCCAGGCACCGCCCAACCATCTGAAGGATGAGCCTCATCAATATAGACCAACAGGAAGTCAGCCACTGATGAGAACTCTTCCACCAGTTTGCTGAAGGCTGGCAGCTGGTTAGTAAAAGGAGGTCAAGTGGCTGAGCCGAAGTTGACCACCAGTGGGCGCTCAGGGCTGGCAAAGTCAAGAAGGTGGCACTCAGCTCCATCAACTGTTTTCTCATGGGCACCATTTCCACTGCTGTCATCTCCTTCAGGATTGGAGACATGCACCACACTGGAGTTGGGAGCATCTTCACCCAGTTTCACCTGgtggtgaaaaaaagaaagagggagagaatacCACATTGAACACATTGTCACTTTAATTCACTCTGTATAGAAGCAACTGGCTCtaataaaatgtggtatttccTTCAGAGGATATGGTAAACATATATTGATTTGGGTAAAGAGCCATTGTGGCAGGTAATATAATGAATGGCCTTAAAGAGAATAAAAGTCTTTTTCATTCTGTATAGTCACTAAAGGTAATTATTTTCATGATTGAAGGCGCTGCAGTTAACTCTCTTCATAATTAAGTTGAGACTGGTATTCTCTACTATCCTTATTTTGTGTCAGTGCTTAGCACACAATATACACCAAATGATTAATTGccttcattttaaaagtaaaaagtgaatggtccactttaaaataaattatcagaATTGTGGGACATAGTACCTCTTTCTGTATTCCCACTTCTGAATTCTAAAGTACTCAgaaaagacttttattttcttgcctgaTGCTAAGTCATTTAATCTCAACCAATGGACAAGGGTACCAGTGGGCTCTATTCCTGCCCAGAACTAGAAAACCGGGGGTCCACCATTTATAAGAAGAGCTACTCCCACTTAATCTCTTCAGTACTTcagctttcccatctgtaaaatggtgataataacgcCTATCTTCCTCATACGGTTATAGGAGGATGACATAGGAAAAGAGCTTTGTACACTATAAATCATTGTGGGTGGGTAGTTTGCCATTATAGATGCCGCCCAAAAATGTGAGACAGAATACTATTTTCCTGACcaattctatgttttaaaaaaaaatatattcttagaAGTGATTTGAGCTCTCCTCAGTATGACATCCTTCCCAAAGACTTCTATGGCTACTGCatactttggggttcttttgacTAGAACCTCACCATttccattaaacaaacaaatgaatgaacaaaaacataacattttactttttgcagaattctacttttaatttctcatattacatgtgttttttgtttgtttcacttttttaatCTAAGAAGTCACAAACCATTTACTTTTCTACCACACATTTTATTATCAAGTTCCTCTGAATTATAAAATACTCAGGCAGAAAAAGTATAGAGGAAAATTGTTCCAGGTACCCTCTTTGCACGTAGTTTAAATTGTTGAACACAGACTGAAAGAAAGTTTGCTGGTCTTTGAATCTGTAAACTGATAATAAAAAGCAGGAAACATAAAAGAGCCAATTACTTCAGTTTGAATTAATACAATTGGATCTTCCCCTAAAATGGTTTAATCAAAGCCAGTAACACTGGGGACAACTTACaacagtatagttgatttttataCACTATTCTTAATATTATAAAACACTTCCAACTGGATCGACTTTTTCCCCTCATATAAATACCACCACAAATAACATTGCTGTTAACTGAAGTCACTTAGAAATTAATTGTTAAAAACTCAACAATccaaactgataaaaaaaaaagcactcaagGGCTTTTATTCAGAAGCTTCTATCTGATGTTAATGCATAACTCATTTTAACTGCAGAGGAAGAAGTAAAGAAGCCCTTTCTCTCCCTTGTGAAAAATCCTAGCAGGGCAGGTTTGAAACAAGTACTGTtagttttctaaaagaaatcttagAATAACAAACTTCTTTCTTAGAAAAGGAAGCTGTTGGTGCGGtttaaataagtacatttgtTTTCAGTCACTATCAGgaagaaagttattttatttgtgttttcttggtTAATTTGCAAGTGACACTAGGTGAAGAAACCGAATAAGCCACTTTTAGCTGGACTGTTTTATATGAGCTACACTTGTCTCTgaggttttaaaatatacttaaaatttaaagatatatacattttaaaggtaTTATAAACTTTTTAATCTATGGGTTCTTTTCGTACTTCTTTGTAGATTTAGGTAATAGGTAGCGTTACCATCACCTTCTCGTTAGATCCTTCCCACGTAAAATAGCAATAATGATTCTAGGATGGCTGCTTTTAACAATATCGTTGTGCTGTGTTTCGCAACACACTGTGATATAAAGATCTGAATGCATTCAGATCAGTCTGAATCCATTAGCTGTGGTAGCAACTTCTCATTAAGTGAGCAACCCATACACAGGAGAAAAATCATCTCTGGATTACAGACTTGGAGGTTCTTGGTAGGTAAAAACATCCACCTGCATTTCTGAGTCATTTTTAAGAACTCTGATCAACTGTGCGGCCTTGTTAAATGGGCCTCTGTCGCCCCTGACTCTCACCCAAGCTGAACTGTTGATCCTTGCATTATTCCTGATTATTCAACTGAGTAATCTAATCTGACTTCAGTCACAGGTGACACTCTTGTTACCTGTAATTAATTTTCTTGGAAAGGTAAAgcaccttctccttcttcttagtGACAATGTATCATTCAGCCAcataattcttttcaaaatacagaCTAGTTCAACTTAGAAAACTTAGAACAAGTACAACATCTTAACTTTAAAATCAAAAGTGAGGAAAGTTACCAAATACATAATGCTCTTTGGTATTTGGCGGGGGGGTGGCGGGAGGTGTTGGTATTTTGTTAAGCTGGGGGAAAATTTATacatacactttaaaattttttattacataaattattgttattattaattgtTGTTATAATCCTAGGTAGAGGTCAGTGAAGAATTTTATGCTTAATAATAACCTTAACCTACACCGAACACAATCACGTTTGGGTGATGGATGAGCTAACTGAGGCAGATTATTTAGAAGAGTGAATCCTGGATCCCACTGTAGAGTACCGCCACGATCAACACCTAATGCTATTGATCTGTTCTTGATTATCTCAGCTGGTCAGTGCGTAAAATGAAAGTAACCAATCCTCTTCATTTTGTTGAGCAGCTGTAAGACCTGACTGCAGATTAGAATGTCATAAACAGAATTATCCTTTTAATGAGCGTGACTAGGTAAGAGAAAGTGCACAGGTAAGAACAGTGCTATTAATAAAactacaaaggaaaaacacacactCATTTTTTGGAAGTCCAGATGTGAGTAGACCAGTAGTCTGCTTTTATAAGCGTCAAAGACTAATCATAAAATTTGTCCATCTTTGCTAAAAACTGCTGATAGAGGACAATTTagcaacaataaagaaaaaaaacttcaacaattaaaaaaatgaaagtctgtcttaaactgaaaaaaaaaaatcttttagaagGACATTATTGTTCATTTCTCGTCTTCCTATTTGGTCACCATGAAAATTAAATACGTATTGTCACCAAAGTTACAAATGGAGAGTTTCTTGGTTTGCTCGGCTTTTCACCCTGCTGAGATGGAATGGGAGAATTGTCTTCAATGATGGAAGATCTTTGCTTTCCTTAGGAGCAAATCATTCCTTGACAAGAAGCCAgaatgatgaagaaaataaagttggtCCCATAATAACATTTAGGCTGCAGGAAAGAAGCTCGACAAAAACAGGTTATCCCCTGGTACTCCCaaactttgttttaatttcccaCAGTGGCACAGAAAGTCTCCTGGCCACAAGTTACCTAtcatcttaatttctccttcttagagggtttgtgtttggtttttgtcCTTAATGAGACATATTTGCCAAAGAGGCATTCAAAAGGCATTTTTTACTCTTGCGGAAGAGTAATTAGGTCGGTACCTCTTTCCCTGCCAGCATTAGCCGCTCTAAAGAGAACCCTGCCCAGTATTTAATGCCCAAACACAAGCATCATTTCCACTAATTGGTCTTGAAGTTCCGATGTTCCCAAAGGGTCTCTTTAATTTGCAAGGATCAGAAAGGACATACGTAAAATGTAATATCGTCATCActgacttttctctctctcatctgcaCTATTACAGTTGTCCTTTCTTACGTTTTTATAATCAACGTCAACACAACACCAACAAGGGAGGAAAATAAAGGGTCTGTATTTTTACAACAGAAGACATCTCTGGGCCAAGCTCAAATGTTGTGATagccatatttataaatatgaacaAGAATGTAAATATATGGCATATATTCGATTCCCTTGATGATGGGCTTCCTTTTGCTGACAGTTTTCAGTGCGTGGGGAAAAGGATAATGCTGCTTTAGCATGTGGACTGTGAAATGCAGGGCaagggcaaaaaaaagaaagaaccattCATCAAGTAGAAGCTGGAAATAGAGCATATACTACTaaccttgttttttttcttttccgcAGCCTGAGAAAGGCTTCTGGACAAAATATCACCTAATCTCATGATAGAAAGCAAAGCAGATGATAAAAATGGGGGTAGGTATGTGGCAGAATTATTTTTACACACCCTTTTTGCTGTCCAAAGCCCTGGAGTGGCTTTATTAACTGTCAGGAAATTTCAAATTCTTTGACACAATGACCAGCCTACATCAATGTCCTTACAAATGTGGCCAAACAATTATTAAGCagcattttaaccatttataTTCAAATTGGCcaaataaatcagtgttgaagGATAAGCTACCTACTCTTTCCTCTGAGTTCAATTCCCTGTTAGCCATTCTCTTGTTGATTTGTAACTTGAAAAATATAGCTCTAAGCTCTATCATTTCCCAGTGTTTTATCCAAGTGATGGACAAGCTCTGGCTGTAGCCTTCTTTGTGTCCTTTTGGGaatgtttctttcttaaaagagCCATTTTCCATTGTAGAAACGAGTGTCAAAAGGCTGAGGtg
Protein-coding regions in this window:
- the DIO2 gene encoding type II iodothyronine deiodinase, which translates into the protein MGILSVDLLITLQILPVFFSNCLFLALYDSVVLLKHVVLLLSRSKSTRGEWRRMLTSEGMRCIWKSFLLDAYKQVKLGEDAPNSSVVHVSNPEGDDSSGNGAHEKTVDGAECHLLDFASPERPLVVNFGSATUPPFTNQLPAFSKLVEEFSSVADFLLVYIDEAHPSDGWAVPGDSSLSFEVKKHRNQEDRCAAAHQLMERFSLPPQCQVVADCMDNNANVAYGVAFERVCIVQRQKIAYLGGKGPFYYNLQEVRRWLEKNFSKR